The genomic interval TCATCGGCGTATCGATGATTCCCGGTGCGATGGCGTTGAGGCGGATGCCCTCCTTGATGTACTCGGCCGACCGCGTGCGGGCGTACCACGCCAGCGCCGCCTTGGTGGCCGGGTATGCCTGGATCGCGCCCAGGTCGCCGAACGACTCGGCGATGCCCCGGGCCCGCTGCTCGTCCCCGGCCAGGCAGGCGTCGGCGAGTTCGACGGGCCAACCCGGTTGCGTCGTAGTGGAATTCGACGACACCAGTACCACCGACGCGCTTCCCGCCGCGCGCAGCGACGGGCGCACGCCCTCCAGCAGTTCGACCGCGCCGAAATAGTTCACCGACACCAGCAGCCCGCCCGGCCGGCCGGTCGCCGCGGCCACTCCGGCGAAGGGCAGGAACCCGTCGAGCCGTCCCCCGCTGAGCCGGATGATCTCGGCGACCGCGTGCGCGCGCCCGTCGCCGGTCCCGAGGTCGGCCGTCACCTCGGCATCGCGCAGATCCACCCCGATCACCCGATGCCCGGCCGCGCCGAGATGCGCACTCACCGCCGCCCCGATACCCGACGCGCTCCCGGTCACCGCGAACGTGCTCATCCACCCTCCTCATCGACGGCCGAACCGCCATCAGATCACGCGCATCCCGAGCGCGCGACGCCTTGTCCGGTCAGTGGGTGCCGCACTTGCCACGCCGTTGCCGGGCGAGTAACCGCGCAGCCGCGGCGGGCTACCGGTGCGTTCCCCTCAGGCGGCGATCCGGGCCGCGGCCAATGCGGTTGCCCACCAGTGCAGTTGGTCGAGCATGGCGGTGGCGGCCGCCGCGGGGTCATCGGGGTCGGTCAGGTTGCCCTCGGCGTCGAACAGGAGGTAGTAGCGGGGGAACGACACGTAGTTGCGGACGGTGTGGGCGTTGAGTTCGTTGAACACCGAGCGCAGGTGCTCGATGGCGAGCAGGCCGCCGGTGAGGCCGCTGTAGCCGACGAAACCGATCGCCTTGCGGTCCCACTGGGTGAAGTGCCAGTCGATGGCGGTCTTCAGCGACGCCGGGTAGCTGCGGTTGATGTCCGGAGTCACGATCACGACGGCATCGGCGGCGTCGAGACTGCGGGTGAGTGCGGCCATCCCGGCCGGACGGGTCGGATTCGGATCCATCATCGGCGAGGTGGCGGGCAACGCGAGTGGCAGTTCCGCCTCGGCGAGATCGACCACGTCGACCTCGAACCCGCCGTGCTCGCGGGCCCGCTCGGCGAACCAGTTCGCGACCACCGGTCCGAACCGCCCGTCGCGGACGCTGGCGATGATCACGGCGAGCCGGGGAGTGTTGCTGGACATTCGAGTCTCCTTCACATGCGTTTGTCGCTTGTCACGACTCTGCTGTCCGCCGCGAAGGTCAGGGAGCCCGCTGTGAGAGTGGTAGTGGGAGGGATACCTTTCCGACCGCGATCGCTGTTAGCGTCGGATGCGGAAGGCGGTTTCACCGACCCGAGACCAGCGAGGTGTGTGATGCGGGCGAGAGGCTTGTGACAGGCCATGAGTGACAACGAACTCGGCCTGTTCCTGCGCACCCGGCGCGAGGCCGTGACACCCGCGGAAGTTGGGCTCCCCGCCGGTTCGCGGCGGCGCACCCCCGGACTGCGCCGCGCCGAACTCGCCACACTGGCCGGGGTCAGCGTCGAATACCTGATCCGACTGGAGCAGGGCCGCGATCGCCGCCCTTCGTCGGCGGTGCTCTCGGCGCTCGCCGATGCCCTGAACATGACACCCAGCCAGCGCGTGCACATGTACCGGCTGGTCAAGGGCGCGGATCCGGGGTTCCACTGCCTGGGCGGCGCCACCCCCAACCGCGTGGTGCGCCCCGCGGTGCAGGCCGTGCTGGACCAGCTCGAACCCGCACCCGCCGCCGTGCTCAACCGACTCGGCGAGGTACTGGCCTGCACCGACGGCTACCGCCAGGTCATGGGCCCGATCGGGCTGCTCGACGGCGGACTCCCGGCCAGCATTCCCCGCTACCTGTTCACCGACGAACGAGCTCGCGTGGCGTATCCGGACTGGGCGCACTGGGCCGACAAGGCGGTCGCGAACCTCAAAGAGGGCCCCTACCAATCGGATTCGCAGGTCAACGCCTTGGTCGAGGAGCTGACCGTCACCGTGGGCGTGGAGTTCACCGGCCGCATGGAACGCATCCCGGGCTTCGCCGACGCCAACGGCATCGCCCGCCTGAACCACCCGGAAGCCGGACCGCTGCGCTTCGCCTA from Nocardia wallacei carries:
- a CDS encoding helix-turn-helix domain-containing protein, whose amino-acid sequence is MSDNELGLFLRTRREAVTPAEVGLPAGSRRRTPGLRRAELATLAGVSVEYLIRLEQGRDRRPSSAVLSALADALNMTPSQRVHMYRLVKGADPGFHCLGGATPNRVVRPAVQAVLDQLEPAPAAVLNRLGEVLACTDGYRQVMGPIGLLDGGLPASIPRYLFTDERARVAYPDWAHWADKAVANLKEGPYQSDSQVNALVEELTVTVGVEFTGRMERIPGFADANGIARLNHPEAGPLRFAYERLDLSADDDQHLLISLPADAATAAALDSLIGRRPGGLRAVSG
- a CDS encoding NADPH-dependent FMN reductase is translated as MSSNTPRLAVIIASVRDGRFGPVVANWFAERAREHGGFEVDVVDLAEAELPLALPATSPMMDPNPTRPAGMAALTRSLDAADAVVIVTPDINRSYPASLKTAIDWHFTQWDRKAIGFVGYSGLTGGLLAIEHLRSVFNELNAHTVRNYVSFPRYYLLFDAEGNLTDPDDPAAAATAMLDQLHWWATALAAARIAA
- a CDS encoding SDR family oxidoreductase — encoded protein: MSTFAVTGSASGIGAAVSAHLGAAGHRVIGVDLRDAEVTADLGTGDGRAHAVAEIIRLSGGRLDGFLPFAGVAAATGRPGGLLVSVNYFGAVELLEGVRPSLRAAGSASVVLVSSNSTTTQPGWPVELADACLAGDEQRARGIAESFGDLGAIQAYPATKAALAWYARTRSAEYIKEGIRLNAIAPGIIDTPMTREGADDALIGEGMKGFLAATPIGRAGRPEEIAELVGFLLSDRAGFFVGSVLFCDGGIDAAFRGRDWPAVWQIPQ